One genomic segment of [Pasteurella] aerogenes includes these proteins:
- the rlmN gene encoding ribosomal RNA large subunit methyltransferase N, with product MSTKINLMNLTRQQMREFFKELGEKPFRADQLVKWIYHFGEDNFDNMTNINKVLREKLKAVAEIKAPEVAVEQRSADGTIKWAMQVGDQQVETVYIPEEDRATLCVSSQVGCALACTFCSTAQQGFNRNLTVSEIIGQVWRASKIIGNFGVTGVRPITNVVMMGMGEPLLNVANVVPAMEIMLDDFAYGLSKRRVTLSTSGVVPALDKLSEMIDVALAISLHAPNDELRDEIVPINKKYNIKMLIDSVNRYLSVSNANHGKVTIEYVMLDHVNDSVEHAHQLAEVLKNTPCKINLIPWNPFPQAPYAKSSNTRIDRFQKTLMEYGFTVIVRKTRGDDIDAACGQLAGEVIDRTKRTAQKKQFGQAIAVNVQ from the coding sequence ATGTCAACAAAAATTAATTTAATGAATTTAACTCGCCAACAAATGCGCGAGTTTTTTAAAGAACTTGGGGAAAAACCATTTCGCGCCGATCAATTAGTCAAATGGATTTACCATTTTGGTGAAGACAATTTTGATAATATGACTAATATTAACAAAGTGTTGCGTGAAAAATTGAAAGCAGTTGCGGAAATTAAGGCGCCGGAAGTGGCTGTTGAGCAGCGTTCGGCGGACGGAACCATCAAATGGGCGATGCAAGTGGGGGATCAACAGGTGGAAACCGTGTATATCCCAGAGGAGGATCGTGCGACGTTGTGTGTTTCTTCGCAAGTGGGATGCGCTTTGGCTTGTACCTTTTGTTCTACCGCGCAGCAAGGGTTTAACCGAAATCTTACGGTTTCGGAAATTATCGGGCAAGTATGGCGTGCGTCAAAAATTATCGGTAATTTTGGTGTGACTGGTGTGCGTCCGATTACCAATGTGGTGATGATGGGCATGGGAGAGCCCTTGCTGAATGTGGCGAATGTGGTGCCGGCGATGGAAATTATGTTGGATGATTTTGCATACGGATTATCCAAACGTCGTGTGACCCTTTCGACTTCCGGTGTGGTACCGGCGCTGGATAAATTAAGCGAAATGATCGATGTTGCCTTGGCGATTTCTTTGCATGCGCCGAATGATGAATTGCGTGATGAAATTGTACCGATCAATAAAAAATACAATATTAAAATGTTGATCGATTCGGTTAACCGCTATTTAAGCGTTTCTAATGCGAATCATGGTAAAGTCACTATTGAATATGTGATGTTGGATCACGTAAATGATAGCGTTGAACATGCGCATCAATTAGCGGAAGTGTTGAAAAATACGCCTTGCAAAATCAATTTAATTCCGTGGAACCCGTTCCCGCAAGCACCTTATGCGAAAAGTTCTAATACGCGTATTGATCGTTTCCAAAAAACCTTGATGGAATATGGGTTTACCGTGATTGTACGTAAAACACGTGGTGATGATATTGATGCCGCTTGCGGGCAGTTAGCGGGTGAGGTGATTGACCGCACCAAGCGTACTGCACAGAAAAAACAATTTGGGCAAGCGATTGCGGTTAACGTGCAATAA
- the tqsA gene encoding membrane protein: MTKSSSVTRTLVAIAAMVVILAGVKLAGEVVVPFLLSLFIAIICSPTIKFMTDRKVPHWLAMTLLFVFILIIFFFLLGLINSTIREFTQSIPQYRILLNERISDILALAQRFNLPINISRESVMEYFDPSVLMNFVSRVLLSFSGVVTNVFVLLLVVIFMLLEAPTIKHKLALALSQNSQDVVREERYLNRVLQGVIGYLGVKTVTSLMTGIAIWILLKIAGVQYAILWATLSFLLNYIPNIGSIIAAVPIIVQALLLNGFGTGLVTAAGVLAINMVIGNILEPRMMGRTLGLSTLIVFLSLLFWGWLLGTVGMLLSVPLTMAFKIALEADASTIKYAALLGEVSEAHLADNTKAEIPLEKN, from the coding sequence ATGACGAAATCTTCTTCTGTGACCAGAACGCTGGTTGCCATTGCCGCGATGGTTGTTATTCTTGCCGGGGTAAAATTGGCAGGCGAGGTTGTCGTTCCGTTTTTATTGTCGTTATTTATCGCGATTATTTGTTCGCCGACAATTAAATTTATGACCGATCGCAAAGTGCCACATTGGTTGGCGATGACCTTATTATTTGTGTTTATTTTGATTATCTTTTTCTTTTTACTCGGTTTAATCAACAGCACCATACGCGAATTTACGCAATCCATTCCGCAATATCGTATTTTGTTAAATGAACGGATTTCCGATATTTTGGCATTAGCGCAGCGATTTAATTTGCCGATTAATATTTCGCGCGAAAGTGTAATGGAATATTTCGATCCGAGCGTATTGATGAATTTTGTCAGTCGTGTCTTATTAAGTTTTTCCGGCGTGGTAACGAACGTTTTTGTGTTGCTGCTAGTGGTGATTTTTATGTTGTTGGAAGCACCAACCATTAAGCACAAATTGGCATTGGCATTGAGTCAAAATAGTCAAGATGTGGTACGTGAAGAACGCTATCTCAACCGCGTTTTACAAGGCGTTATCGGCTATTTGGGCGTGAAAACCGTGACCAGCTTAATGACTGGTATTGCGATTTGGATTTTGCTTAAAATCGCAGGTGTGCAATATGCGATTTTGTGGGCGACGCTTAGCTTTTTGCTGAATTACATTCCCAATATTGGTTCAATTATTGCGGCGGTGCCGATTATTGTGCAAGCGCTATTATTGAATGGGTTTGGTACTGGGCTTGTGACAGCTGCCGGCGTGTTGGCGATTAATATGGTGATCGGCAATATTTTGGAGCCGCGTATGATGGGACGTACTTTGGGCTTATCTACGCTGATTGTGTTTTTATCCTTGCTCTTTTGGGGCTGGTTATTAGGAACGGTAGGAATGTTGTTATCAGTTCCTTTAACCATGGCGTTTAAAATCGCGCTCGAAGCGGATGCGTCTACCATAAAATACGCTGCATTGTTGGGCGAGGTTAGCGAAGCACATTTGGCGGATAATACCAAAGCCGAAATTCCGTTAGAGAAAAACTAA
- a CDS encoding tetratricopeptide-like helical family protein produces the protein MERAYLKWINLGFFSFLLAACVSQAPQQDFDKQEAAKARVELGLGYLAQQQVSQAKLNLDKALSYAPEYYLVHSALAYYHQMQSEVEQAEQAYQTAIKLDKNQGDTFNNYGTFLCSHGRFDEAYQQFQSALDTPNYYHQAETYENIALCALSAQDIPRFQQNLALLEKVSPQRAASLRQFQ, from the coding sequence ATGGAACGAGCTTATCTTAAATGGATCAATCTTGGCTTTTTTTCTTTTTTATTAGCGGCTTGCGTGTCACAAGCGCCACAGCAAGATTTCGATAAACAAGAAGCGGCGAAAGCACGTGTTGAGTTGGGGCTGGGCTATTTGGCGCAGCAGCAAGTTAGCCAAGCCAAATTAAATTTGGATAAGGCTTTAAGCTATGCACCGGAGTATTATTTAGTGCATTCAGCGTTGGCATATTATCATCAAATGCAAAGTGAAGTGGAGCAAGCCGAACAAGCCTATCAAACTGCCATTAAATTAGATAAAAATCAAGGAGATACTTTTAATAACTACGGTACGTTTTTGTGTTCTCATGGGCGTTTTGACGAAGCGTATCAGCAATTTCAATCTGCCTTAGATACCCCAAATTACTATCATCAAGCAGAAACCTATGAAAATATTGCACTTTGTGCATTATCAGCACAAGATATACCTCGTTTTCAGCAAAATCTTGCTTTATTAGAGAAAGTTTCTCCGCAGCGTGCGGCAAGTTTGCGTCAATTTCAATAA
- the rodZ gene encoding transmembrane protein, which produces MTNLKTNQEQIETTGGLNLGERFRQAREALQLSFDDVAKEINLRPTILTHLENNEFSHKSIPATFMKGYIRSYAKFLHLPAAEWEPVVAGLSDTVHNDLAKNSRATKSVNQYSSHNHRWVGYITILVILVVAGMTALWWWENYQQSNQERENFVQTYTQSNEPASVSVDVPASAPAAEVALDKPTPEQNATNVTTGDMTTNATSENANTNTEAMNLPAASDNVSVANATNTSVNNSASELTMPATSTQALQSEMEKMTGNNATEMAQATPATSGDLVIEVTGASCWISVRDTNRKVLAQKEYKQGEILTFNEGAPYSLIIGAPGNVKITYKGEAYPLKVDGRVARFKLQ; this is translated from the coding sequence ATGACAAATTTAAAAACCAATCAGGAACAAATCGAAACAACCGGTGGACTTAATTTAGGCGAGCGTTTTCGTCAGGCACGCGAAGCATTGCAACTGTCTTTTGATGATGTAGCAAAAGAAATTAATTTACGTCCAACAATTTTAACCCATCTTGAAAATAATGAGTTTTCCCATAAATCCATTCCGGCAACCTTTATGAAAGGCTATATTCGCAGCTATGCTAAATTTTTGCATTTACCTGCTGCGGAATGGGAACCGGTGGTTGCGGGGTTAAGTGATACTGTGCATAATGATTTGGCAAAAAATAGTCGTGCAACGAAATCAGTCAACCAATATTCTTCTCATAACCATCGTTGGGTGGGCTATATTACTATTTTGGTGATTTTAGTTGTGGCGGGTATGACCGCGCTTTGGTGGTGGGAAAACTACCAACAATCTAATCAAGAGCGGGAAAATTTTGTACAAACCTATACGCAATCTAATGAACCCGCTTCCGTGTCTGTTGACGTGCCGGCAAGCGCACCGGCAGCAGAAGTCGCATTAGATAAACCGACGCCAGAACAAAATGCAACTAATGTGACAACCGGTGATATGACGACAAATGCCACGAGCGAAAATGCAAATACAAATACTGAAGCGATGAATTTACCGGCAGCAAGCGATAATGTGAGTGTGGCGAATGCGACAAATACAAGCGTAAATAATAGCGCGTCTGAGCTGACTATGCCTGCGACCTCGACTCAAGCGTTACAATCCGAAATGGAGAAAATGACGGGGAATAATGCGACTGAAATGGCGCAAGCAACACCAGCAACCAGTGGCGATTTGGTGATTGAAGTGACTGGTGCGAGCTGTTGGATTAGTGTGCGCGATACAAACCGCAAAGTACTAGCACAGAAAGAATATAAACAAGGTGAAATTTTAACCTTTAACGAAGGGGCGCCATATTCTTTAATTATTGGTGCGCCAGGTAATGTTAAAATTACTTACAAAGGTGAGGCTTATCCGTTAAAA
- the glnB_1 gene encoding nitrogen regulatory protein P-II gives MKKIEAIIKPFKLDDVRESLSDIGITGMTVSEVRGFGRQKGHTELYRGAEYMVDFLPKVKLEIVVADDIVDQCVEAIIDTAQTGKIGDGKIFVTDVERVIRIRTGEENEEAI, from the coding sequence ATGAAAAAAATTGAAGCGATTATTAAACCGTTTAAATTGGATGATGTGCGAGAAAGCCTTTCCGATATAGGGATCACGGGGATGACGGTAAGCGAAGTTCGCGGTTTTGGGCGGCAAAAAGGGCATACTGAATTATATCGAGGGGCGGAGTATATGGTGGATTTTTTGCCTAAAGTGAAATTGGAAATTGTGGTGGCGGACGATATTGTAGATCAATGTGTGGAAGCCATTATTGATACCGCTCAGACCGGAAAAATCGGTGATGGAAAAATTTTTGTCACCGATGTTGAACGCGTGATTCGCATTCGTACCGGTGAAGAAAACGAGGAAGCGATTTAA
- the yfbS gene encoding transporter YfbS codes for MTFFEQQSEILASQLFWVVIFLLVAIFLFVRNKIRMDVVALLVMLVFSLSGILTTQEVLAGFSDPNIILIALLFVVGEGLVRTGIAYQVSEWLIKASRNSEAKVLVLLMLAVAGLGAFMSSTGIVAIFIPVVMVICRQMNISPKRLMMPLSIAGLISGMMTLIATAPNLVVNSELVRASGERFSFFSFTPIGVVILLIGILYMLIARRWLDNTGETYAENSDRHSLKELIEEYDLSSRTKRFVVRQGSDFIGQPIEELHLRSNYGLNVLAIERWKRFRPVFLASSLGKAEVKEKDILLIDISNLEFDQEAFCQAHQLEPAEIRSYDFNQQVKSMGMVEVTPIPDSDYLGRTIAEIRFRSRYGVNIIGIKRNNEILRGNLVEEPLKAGDLLLVIGAWKLIQEMNLKTKSFLILDYPAEIERAAPAQTQALHALFSVVAMVVLMVTGIVPNVVAALIACLLLAKFRCVDAKSAYASIHWSSLILIIGMMPFSIALQKTGGVNLIVDFMIETVGGMGKHWILIFLFMISAVIGLFISNTATAILMAPIAITLAQHLNVSPTPFAMTVAIAASAAFMTPISSPVNTMVLGPGNYRFSDFVKVGVPFTILVMLVTVFLVPILFPF; via the coding sequence ATGACTTTTTTTGAGCAACAATCCGAGATATTGGCTTCCCAATTATTTTGGGTAGTGATTTTTTTGCTAGTGGCAATTTTTTTGTTTGTACGCAATAAAATCCGCATGGATGTCGTGGCGTTGTTGGTTATGTTGGTTTTTAGTTTAAGTGGTATTTTAACCACACAAGAAGTGTTGGCGGGATTTAGTGATCCTAATATTATTTTGATTGCGCTTTTGTTTGTGGTTGGAGAAGGCTTGGTGCGTACCGGGATTGCTTATCAAGTGAGCGAATGGCTAATTAAAGCCTCGAGAAACAGCGAAGCCAAAGTGCTGGTTTTGCTGATGTTGGCAGTTGCTGGGTTAGGCGCTTTTATGAGTTCTACCGGTATTGTGGCAATTTTTATTCCTGTAGTGATGGTGATTTGTCGGCAAATGAATATTTCGCCGAAGCGTTTGATGATGCCGCTGAGTATTGCCGGTTTAATTAGCGGGATGATGACGTTAATTGCCACCGCGCCTAACTTGGTGGTGAACTCTGAATTAGTGCGCGCCAGTGGCGAACGTTTTAGCTTTTTCTCTTTTACTCCTATTGGCGTGGTGATTTTGCTGATTGGTATTTTGTATATGTTGATTGCTCGTCGTTGGTTGGACAATACGGGGGAAACGTACGCGGAAAATAGCGATCGCCATTCTTTAAAAGAATTAATTGAAGAATATGATCTTTCTAGTCGGACTAAGCGTTTTGTGGTACGTCAGGGGTCGGATTTTATCGGTCAACCGATTGAAGAATTGCATTTGCGTTCTAATTATGGGCTTAATGTGTTGGCGATTGAGCGTTGGAAACGGTTTAGACCGGTTTTTTTAGCCTCATCTTTGGGAAAAGCAGAAGTCAAAGAAAAAGATATTTTGTTGATTGATATTAGTAATTTAGAATTTGATCAAGAGGCATTTTGTCAAGCGCACCAATTGGAACCCGCAGAAATTCGCAGCTATGATTTTAATCAACAGGTGAAATCTATGGGAATGGTGGAAGTGACACCCATTCCGGATAGTGATTATTTGGGCAGAACGATTGCGGAAATTCGTTTTCGTTCGCGTTATGGCGTAAATATCATTGGAATAAAACGCAATAATGAAATTTTACGTGGCAACTTGGTGGAAGAGCCTCTCAAAGCCGGCGATTTGTTGTTGGTGATTGGCGCATGGAAATTGATCCAAGAAATGAATTTAAAAACCAAAAGTTTTTTAATTTTGGATTATCCGGCGGAAATTGAGCGTGCTGCGCCGGCACAAACTCAAGCATTACACGCTTTATTTTCCGTAGTCGCCATGGTTGTGTTGATGGTTACGGGAATTGTGCCGAATGTGGTGGCGGCATTGATTGCCTGTTTATTGTTGGCGAAGTTTCGCTGCGTGGATGCAAAAAGTGCATATGCCTCTATCCATTGGTCAAGTTTGATTTTGATTATCGGCATGATGCCATTTTCGATTGCATTGCAAAAAACCGGCGGGGTTAATTTAATCGTTGATTTTATGATCGAAACTGTTGGCGGCATGGGCAAACATTGGATCTTAATTTTCTTATTTATGATAAGTGCGGTAATTGGGTTATTTATTTCGAACACCGCCACCGCGATTTTAATGGCACCCATTGCGATTACCTTAGCACAGCATTTAAATGTATCACCGACGCCTTTTGCCATGACGGTGGCGATTGCGGCTTCCGCGGCATTTATGACGCCAATTTCTTCGCCAGTCAATACCATGGTTCTTGGTCCCGGGAATTACCGCTTTAGTGATTTTGTTAAAGTCGGTGTCCCATTTACCATTTTAGTAATGTTGGTGACCGTCTTTTTGGTGCCAATATTATTCCCTTTTTAA
- the mog gene encoding molybdenum cofactor biosynthesis protein has product MQNMTALLKIGLVSVSDRASQGVYQDQGIPELQAWLQQALVDPFVVESRLIPDEQEVIEKTLCELVDEQHCHLILTTGGTGPAKRDVTPDATLAVADREMPGFGEQMRQVSLHFVPTAILSRQVGVIRKNSLILNLPGQPKAIKETLEGVKDENGKVIVRGIFAAVPYCLQLIDGIYIDTHPSIIESFRPKSARR; this is encoded by the coding sequence ATGCAAAATATGACCGCACTTTTAAAAATTGGTTTAGTTTCTGTGTCTGATCGTGCTTCGCAAGGCGTTTATCAAGATCAAGGTATTCCGGAATTGCAGGCTTGGCTACAACAAGCACTCGTTGATCCTTTTGTAGTAGAAAGTCGTTTAATTCCGGATGAACAAGAGGTGATTGAGAAAACGCTGTGTGAATTAGTGGATGAACAACATTGTCATTTGATATTAACTACCGGTGGGACGGGACCGGCGAAACGGGATGTGACACCAGATGCGACCTTAGCGGTGGCAGATCGTGAAATGCCAGGCTTTGGTGAGCAAATGCGACAAGTCAGCTTGCATTTTGTGCCGACAGCGATTTTATCTCGTCAAGTAGGTGTTATTCGGAAAAACAGTTTGATTTTAAACTTGCCGGGGCAACCGAAAGCGATTAAAGAAACTTTGGAAGGTGTGAAAGATGAAAATGGTAAGGTTATTGTGCGCGGGATTTTTGCGGCGGTACCTTATTGTTTGCAACTTATCGACGGGATTTATATTGATACCCATCCTTCCATAATTGAAAGTTTTAGACCAAAATCCGCCAGACGTTAA
- the lpxA gene encoding acyl-[acyl-carrier-protein]--UDP-N-acetylglucosamine O-acyltransferase — MIHASAKIHPSSIVEEGAKIGENVVIGPFCIVERGVEIGKGTVLNSHVVIKGETKIGEDNQIFQFASIGEINQDLKYHGEPTKTVIGNRNRIRESVTIHRGTVQGGGVTRIGDDNLFMINAHIAHDCQIKNRCILANNATLAGHVELDDFVIVGGMSAIHQFVIIGAHVMLGGGSMVSQDVPPYVMAQGNHAQPFGVNIEGLKRRGFDKPTLHAIRNVYKLIYRSGRTLEDVMPEIENYAERESAISFFLDFFKRSTRGIIR, encoded by the coding sequence ATGATTCATGCTAGTGCAAAAATCCATCCGTCGTCTATTGTTGAGGAAGGGGCAAAAATTGGTGAAAACGTGGTTATCGGTCCATTTTGTATCGTGGAACGTGGCGTTGAAATCGGCAAAGGCACCGTGTTGAATTCCCATGTGGTTATCAAAGGGGAAACAAAAATTGGCGAAGATAACCAGATTTTCCAATTTGCCAGCATTGGTGAAATAAACCAAGATTTAAAATATCATGGTGAGCCGACCAAAACAGTGATTGGTAATCGTAACCGCATTCGTGAAAGCGTAACTATTCATCGCGGTACGGTGCAAGGCGGTGGGGTGACGCGTATTGGTGATGATAATTTATTTATGATCAACGCGCATATTGCCCATGACTGCCAAATTAAAAATCGTTGTATTTTGGCAAATAATGCTACATTAGCCGGCCATGTTGAGCTAGATGATTTTGTCATTGTCGGCGGAATGTCAGCGATCCACCAATTCGTGATTATCGGCGCACACGTGATGCTTGGTGGCGGATCAATGGTCAGCCAAGATGTACCGCCTTATGTGATGGCACAAGGAAACCATGCGCAACCTTTTGGTGTCAATATTGAAGGATTAAAACGTCGTGGTTTTGATAAACCAACCTTACACGCGATCCGTAATGTATATAAATTGATTTATCGTAGTGGAAGAACCTTAGAAGATGTGATGCCGGAAATTGAAAATTATGCGGAACGCGAAAGTGCGATTAGTTTTTTCTTGGATTTCTTCAAGCGCTCAACGCGTGGCATTATTCGCTAG
- the lpxB gene encoding lipid-A-disaccharide synthase produces the protein MQNNSPTIAIVAGEVSGDILGAGLIRSLKIRYPHARFIGIGGAKMIAEGFETLVDMEEIAVMGLAEVVKHLPRLLKIRRLVIDTMLEKKPDIFIGIDAPDFNLDIELKLKENGIKTIHYVSPSVWAWRQNRIHKIAKATHLVLAFLPFEKAFYDRFNVPCRFIGHTMADSIALKPSRAEACRLLNIEENQRYVAILVGSRGSEVEFLSAPFLQAATLLKQQFPDIQFLVPLVNEKRRAQFEQIKAEIAPELEMHLLDGQSRQAMIAAEATLLASGTAALECMLCKSPMVVGYRMKATTYFLAKRLVKTEYISLPNLLANEMLVPEMIQEECEAKKLAQKMAVYLSQEEEAVQKRHRLIQRFVDLHQLIQCDADKQAAQSVIDLLEDVQDATI, from the coding sequence ATGCAAAATAATAGTCCGACTATTGCCATTGTTGCCGGTGAAGTGTCCGGTGATATTTTAGGTGCAGGCTTAATTCGTAGCCTCAAAATACGCTATCCCCATGCACGTTTTATTGGCATTGGTGGGGCAAAAATGATCGCGGAAGGATTTGAAACCCTAGTAGATATGGAAGAAATTGCAGTGATGGGGTTAGCGGAAGTGGTTAAACATTTGCCGCGTTTGTTGAAAATTCGGCGTCTAGTGATTGATACCATGTTGGAGAAAAAGCCGGATATTTTTATTGGCATTGATGCCCCAGATTTTAACTTGGATATTGAGCTGAAATTAAAAGAAAATGGGATAAAAACCATTCATTATGTCAGCCCTTCCGTTTGGGCATGGCGACAAAATCGGATTCATAAAATCGCTAAAGCAACCCATTTGGTACTGGCATTTTTACCCTTTGAAAAAGCCTTTTACGATCGTTTCAACGTCCCTTGTCGATTTATTGGGCATACGATGGCGGATTCGATTGCCTTAAAACCGTCACGCGCCGAGGCTTGCCGGTTATTAAATATTGAAGAAAATCAACGTTATGTCGCGATCCTAGTGGGTAGTCGTGGTTCAGAAGTGGAATTTTTGAGTGCGCCTTTTTTACAAGCAGCAACATTACTTAAACAACAATTTCCGGATATTCAATTTTTAGTTCCCTTGGTCAATGAGAAACGTCGCGCTCAGTTTGAGCAAATTAAAGCAGAAATTGCGCCGGAGCTGGAGATGCATTTATTGGATGGACAGTCGCGCCAAGCCATGATCGCAGCAGAGGCAACCTTATTGGCATCCGGAACCGCCGCCTTGGAATGTATGTTGTGTAAATCGCCGATGGTAGTTGGTTATCGCATGAAAGCGACCACTTACTTTTTAGCCAAGCGCTTAGTTAAAACCGAGTATATTTCTTTGCCGAATTTGTTGGCAAATGAAATGCTGGTGCCGGAGATGATCCAAGAGGAATGCGAAGCAAAAAAATTGGCGCAGAAAATGGCAGTCTATTTAAGCCAAGAGGAAGAAGCGGTACAAAAACGCCATCGTTTAATTCAACGTTTTGTCGATTTACATCAATTAATTCAATGTGATGCAGATAAACAAGCGGCGCAATCGGTGATTGATTTATTGGAAGATGTACAAGATGCAACAATTTGA
- the rnhB gene encoding ribonuclease HII yields MQQFDYPDYQFIAGVDEVGRGPLVGAVVTAAVILDPNQPIEGLKDSKKLSEKKRMLLAEEIKQKALAWSLGRAEAEEIDQLNILHATMLAMQRAVKNLKIQPHFVLIDGNRVPDLPMPAQAVVKGDSLVAEISAASILAKVARDQEMLALDHRYPNYAFAQHKGYPTKLHLEKLAQFGVLPEYRRSFAPVRKLLLDAKT; encoded by the coding sequence ATGCAACAATTTGATTATCCGGATTATCAATTTATCGCCGGTGTGGATGAAGTGGGGCGTGGACCTTTGGTCGGTGCGGTGGTGACCGCCGCGGTGATTTTAGATCCTAATCAGCCGATTGAGGGTTTAAAGGACAGTAAAAAATTGTCCGAGAAAAAGCGGATGTTACTCGCTGAGGAAATTAAGCAAAAGGCGTTGGCTTGGAGCTTGGGGCGGGCGGAAGCAGAAGAAATTGATCAATTAAATATTTTGCACGCTACCATGCTAGCAATGCAAAGAGCGGTGAAAAATTTAAAAATTCAACCGCACTTTGTGTTAATCGACGGAAATCGCGTTCCTGATTTACCTATGCCTGCGCAAGCAGTGGTGAAAGGGGATAGTTTGGTGGCGGAAATTAGCGCCGCGTCGATTTTGGCAAAAGTGGCAAGAGATCAGGAAATGTTGGCACTTGATCATCGCTATCCGAATTATGCTTTTGCGCAACACAAAGGCTATCCAACCAAATTGCATTTAGAAAAATTGGCACAATTTGGTGTGTTGCCGGAATATCGTCGTAGTTTCGCGCCAGTGAGAAAATTATTACTAGATGCAAAAACATAA